One stretch of Opisthocomus hoazin isolate bOpiHoa1 chromosome 18, bOpiHoa1.hap1, whole genome shotgun sequence DNA includes these proteins:
- the LOC104328857 gene encoding formin-I: MNMVKNKEVSIEGALHLAQKEVYAEKDSRDLLTGSQFNFIIYKYKHYRWQKRILQIDFNTKTIFNIEKGIIKKQFPFSQVKACEDTERRRFSIVFHGRQDYELEAVSLDDKRKITYLLSRVIQSNSYKRPAESCSGRPAECDVIHEGLLDLQQDTFTSTEWVKYLVQLREGELTLYCIDLGGNNKTADPVTNTINLSGGNVSVSKENGCRIFSVQTKEHNYLFRIPFTVQNNRTEDVSKLQNEWVSLIEKYCPLCKGASLPQEGSQGCTSSEADYEDLIVPLNEQKEEILHSDVSSATTSLKKSSSPQTNPAEADTAPASPSLPLPLSKAEVPPAPPGFPQPCSLSPLTKRTKAFHWDIVPCDKIQKSVWGSCDPCKKKIDISRLCDQFQIQDMAVFSGNEPSVNQHIMLDRKIAHNFNIFLKSFRIKPSELKEKLYIIHEESGGLTDEQITALRRYLPTPKDAERYQSFKGSPSELHVVDQFMLEMCKIPHLGQRLDLLLTIRELPVSMRDLEPLINQKIQASKQLQSSQKFVAVLEYILAIGNHLNEKAGKEKAKGFRLSSLTKLPLLRGKERTFTLLHALVEQIFLHEPDLAKFSQELTEFEAVPDASMKGLSAEVDVLKRELENVIQCRRLIKLKTIKATPQESQFCKELKDLIQKYEGDLSQLSKRCDEMKKLYSNILVKFGEPQDLDSQELFGWISSFISGFRKACAEVMP; this comes from the exons ATGAACATGgtgaaaaataaagaagtgaGCATTGAAGGAGCTTTGCATTTGGCACAGAAAGAGGTGTATGCTGAAAAG GATTCACGGGATTTGCTAACTGGCTCACAATTTAACTTCATTATCTACAAATACAAACACTATCGGTGGCAGAAACGAATTTTGCAG ATTGATTTCAACACAAAGACCATTTTTAACATTGAAAAAGGAATTATTAAGAAACAGTTCCCTTTCTCACAAGTCAAAGCCTGTGAAGATACTGAAAGGAGGCGCTTCAGCATTGTGTTTCACGGGCGACAAGATTATGAGCTGGAAGCAGTGTCTCTTGATGATAAAAGGAAG ATAACATACCTTCTGAGCAGAGTTATACAGAGCAATTCGTACAAGAGACCAGCAGAGTCCTGCTCTGGAAGACCTGCAGAATGTGACGTGATACACGAAGGACTGCTGGATTTGCAGCAAGACACTTTTACATCCACTGAATGGGTGAA GTACTTGGTACAACTACGTGAAGGAGAATTGACTTTGTATTGCATAGATCTGGGAGGAAATAACAAGACTGCAGACCCTGTAACAAATACAATTAATTTATCAGGTGGTAATGTGAGTGTCAGCAAGGAGAATGGATGCCGTATCTTTTCAGTCCAGACCAAAGAACACAATTATTT GTTTCGAATACCCTTTACTGTCCAAAATAACAGGACAGAGGATGTTAGCAAGCTCCAGAATGAATGGGTGTCTCTCATAGAAAAGTACTGTCCACTGTGCAAGGGTGCCTCACTGCCTCAGGAGGGATCTCAAGGATGCACCTCCTCTGAAGCTGATTATGAGGATTTAATTGTGCCTCTGAACGAACAGAAAGAGGAGATCCTCCACTCTGATGTGAGTTCTGCAACAACCAGTCTGAAAAAGTCTTCAAGCCCCCAGACAAACCCTGCAGAGGCAGACACAGCCCCAGCATCACCATCTCTTCCACTTCCCTTAAGTAAGGCAGAGGTACCACCAGCCCCACCTGGATTCCCACAGCCCTGCAGTCTCTCTCCATTGACGAAGAGAACCAAAGCCTTTCACTGGGATATTGTTCCTTGTGATAAG ATTCAAAAGTCTGTCTGGGGATCATGTGATCCGTGCAAGAAAAAAATAGACATATCCAGACTCTGTGATCAGTTCCAGATCCAGGACATGGCAGTGTTTTCAGGCAATGAACCTTCAGTGAATCAGCACATCATGTTAGACCGAAAAATTGCACATAACTTCA atatttttcttaaaagtttCCGTATAAAACCAAgtgagctgaaagaaaaattatatattaTACATGAAGAGAGTGGTGGACTTACAGATGAGCAGATAACAGCACTAAGAAG ATACTTGCCAACACCAAAGGACGCAGAAAGGTACCAGTCATTCAAGGGGTCTCCTTCAGAGCTGCATGTGGTTGATCAGTTTATGTTGGAG ATGTGTAAAATCCCCCACTTGGGCCAGAGGTTGGATCTCCTGCTTACCATACGTGAGCTCCCTGTGAGCATGAGAGATTTGGAGCCT CTAATAAATCAGAAAATCCAAGCGAGTAAGCAGCTGCAATCCAGCCAGAAATTTGTCGCTGTCTTGGAGTATATTTTAGCCATTGGGAACCATTTAAATGAAaaggctggaaaagagaaggctaaaGGATTTCGATTGTCATCTTTGACCAAA TTACCTCTGTTGCGAGGTAAGGAGAGGACGTTCACCTTGCTTCATGCCCTTGTGGAGCAGATCTTCTTACACGAGCCTGATTTGGCTAAATTTTCTCAGGAGTTGACAGAATTTGAAGCTGTTCCTGATG CTTCCATGAAAGGCCTCAGTGCTGAAGTTGATG ttttaaaaagagaattgGAAAATGTTATTCAGTGCAGGCGGCTTATTAAACTCAAGACAATCAAGGCAACACCCCAGGAGTCACAGTTCTGCAAGGAACTAAAG gATTTAATTCAGAAATATGAAGGGGATCTATCCCAGCTGTCAAAAAGATGTGATGAAATGAAGAAGCTTTATAGCAACATATTG